One genomic region from Prunus persica cultivar Lovell chromosome G3, Prunus_persica_NCBIv2, whole genome shotgun sequence encodes:
- the LOC18781676 gene encoding kanadaptin, which translates to MTTAMAPPPDLVPETLSSELAETSSSAITMKPPMGPPPAKNPSPPPQSEAPISEDQPQSNSSINDSTEAAEDNAKQTLKPQSQGFAVPYTIPPWSAAPCHQFQLEVLKDGAIINQFDVYEKGAYMFGRIDLCDFVLEHPTVSRFHAVLQFKRSGEAYLYDLGSTHGTFINKNQVNKKVYVDLCVGDVIRFGHSSRLYIFQGPSELMPPEKDLKLLRVAKMREDILDQEASLQRARLEASLADGISWGMEEDAIEEAEDDGEEVTWQTYKGQLTEKQEKTREKVLKRLEKIAHMKKEIDAIRAKDISQGGLSQGQQTQIARNEQRIAQIMEELENLEETLNESIRESLGARVGKLSYGKKKGATDEEEELLSDDDEFYDRTKKPSSKKAGENPSVETSDTLLDKRDAIMKEMEEKKELLSIEKNKMASKTTDETDAADALDAYMSGLSSQLVLNKTEELQKELSALQSELDRIIFLLKIADPSGEAAKKRDSKVEEVQESKPNKSETPAPAIKKQPPMEPEESSQPGKPANDSILKEGTTEVSIKSSTELAASEIVTDATEGKNVVYTVVKPQWLGAVEDIKMEKGHQEAAPSNQDEAGEFVDYKDRKKILENVSDAKVNMESGIENAAPGLIIRKRKQVHESKGNDSDSRQQPASSTGAEFLAEDAVALLLKHKRGYYAPDDETQDVKEGKQLSKDKKKPKRVLGPEKPSFLDTNSDETWVPPEGQSGDGRTSLNSHYGY; encoded by the exons ATGACGACCGCCATGGCTCCTCCACCAGACCTCGTCCCCGAAACCCTAAGCAGCGAACTGGCCGAAACATCTTCGTCTGCAATTACGATGAAGCCCCCAATGGGTCCTCCACCTgccaaaaaccctagccctccGCCACAATCTGAAGCTCCTATCTCCGAAGACCAACCCCAATCCAATTCATCCATTAACGATTCAACAGAAGCAGCCGAGGACAATGCCAAGCAGACCTTGAAGCCCCAATCTCAAGGCTTTGCCGTTCCCTACACGATCCCTCCCTGGAGTGCAGCTCCGTGTCACCAGTTCCAACTCGAGGTCCTCAAGGACGGCGCTATCATCAACCAATTTGATGT ATATGAGAAAGGAGCTTACATGTTTGGCCGTATAGACCTCTGCGACTTTGTCCTGGAGCATCCAACCGTTTCTAGATTCCATGCTG TCCTCCAGTTCAAGAGAAGTGGGGAGGCATATCTTTATGATCTCGGCAGTACTCATGGTACTTTCATCAACAAGAATCAG GTGAACAAAAAGGTTTACGTGGATTTATGTGTTGGTGATGTCATCCGTTTTGGGCA ttCATCTCGTCTGTACATTTTCCAAGGACCATCTGAGTTGATGCCACCG GAAAAAGACTTGAAGCTTTTAAGAGTGGCCAAAATGCGTGAGGATATCCTAGATCAGGAAGCATCACTTCAACGAGCAAGACTGGAGGCTTCTCTTGCTGATGGCATCTCATGGGGCATGGAAGAGGATGCTATTGAAGAAGCTGAG GATGATGGTGAAGAAGTAACTTGGCAAACGTACAAAGGACAGCTAACAGAAAAACAGGAAAAGACGCGTGAAAAAGTACTTAAAAGATTGGAAAAG aTTGCTCACATGAAGAAAGAGATAGATGCTATTCGTGCTAAAGACATCTCTCAAGGTGGTTTGAGTCAAGGACAACAAACTCAAATTGCTCGAAATGAACAGAGAATAGCACAG ATTATGGAAGAACTTGAAAATTTGGAAGAGACACTAAATGAGAGTATACGAGAAAGTTTGGGTGCACGTGTTGGGAAGCTATCTTATGGTAAGAAGAAAGGAGCAActgacgaagaagaagaacttttgag CGATGATGATGAATTCTATGACAGAACAAAGAAGCCTTCCAGTAAAAAGGCGGGTGAAAACCCATCTGTTGAAACCTCTGATACTCTTCTTGACAAGAGAGATGCTATCAtgaaagaaatggaagaaaagaaagaattgctttcaattgagaaaaacaaaatggcaTCAAAAACTACAGACGAAACTGATGCTGCAGATGCACTGGACGCATACATGTCAGGGCTTTCATCTCAGCTTG TGCTTAATAAAACTGAGGAACTCCAAAAGGAACTATCAGCTCTTCAGTCTGAATTGGACAGGATAATCTTTCTTTTGAAGATTGCTGACCCATCTGGAGAAGCTGCGAAGAAAAGGGATTCAAAAGTGGAAGAGGTGCAAGAGTCAAAACCTAACAAATCTGAAACTCCTGCTCCTGCCATAAAAAAGCAACCTCCAATGGAACCAGAGGAAAGCAGCCAACCTGGAAAACCAGCAAATGACTCTATACTGAAAGAGGGAACTACAGAGGTTAGCATTAAATCGAGCACGGAGCTGGCAGCTAGCGAGATTGTAACTGATGCAACAGAAGGAAAAAACGTTGTGTATACTGTTGTAAAGCCACAGTGGCTTGGGGCTGTTGAGGACATAAAAATGGAGAAGGGTCATCAAGAGGCAGCACCTTCAAATCAGGACGAGGCTGGTGAATTCGTTGACTACAAAGACAGGAAGAAAATTTTGGAGAATGTCAGTGATGCTAAAGTTAACATGGAATCTGGGATTGAAAATGCTGCTCCTGGTTTGATTATACGGAAGCGGAAACAAGTTCATGAGTCTAAAGGTAATGATAGTGATTCTCGTCAACAGCCGGCATCCTCCACGGGAGCTGAATTCTTGGCAGAGGATGCTGTGGCACTGTTGTTAAAACATAAAAGAGGCTATTATGCACCAGATGATGAGACCCAAGATGTTAAAGAAGGGAAACAATTGAGCAAGGATAAGAAGAAGCCTAAACGAGTTCTCGGTCCCGAGAAACCTTCATTTCTTGATACTAATTCTGATGAAACATGGGTGCCTCCTGAAG GACAATCCGGCGATGGACGAACTTCCTTGAACAGTCACTATGGCTACTAG
- the LOC18783033 gene encoding biogenesis of lysosome-related organelles complex 1 subunit 2, which produces MAGKEEQDKLAESLNDLFTSVSTMVKSELQGSTNHLDLLEKMNLRVAEEYKGFGDVASGLSVFVEQLKSKSGSFEEYAKQIDVIEQQVTEFEAVISVLDRYVSMLESKVQSVYQNPSPS; this is translated from the exons ATGGCTGGGAAAGAGGAGCAAGACAAGCTCGCCGAGTCTCTCAACGATCTCTTCACCAGCGTCTCCACTATGGTCAAATCCGAGCTCCAG GGATCAACCAACCACCTGGACCTTTTGGAGAAGATGAATCTGAGAGTGGCCGAAGAGTACAAAGGCTTCGGCGACGTGGCCTCTGGGCTGAGCGTCTTCGTAGAGCAGCTCAAGTCGAAAAGCGGCAGCTTTGAAGAGTATGCGAAGCAGATTGACGTTATAGAGCAGCAAGTCACGGAGTTCGAAGCTGTGATTTCAGTGCTGGATAGATATGTGTCTATGTTAGAGTCCAAAGTCCAATCTGTGTATCAGAATCCGTCTCCTTCCTGA
- the LOC18781717 gene encoding sodium-coupled neutral amino acid transporter 4, with protein MTSGNPENMSKHNKENSDERFPLLSRTQDEKVVTDKYSGASFHGSVFNLSCTIVGSGIMSLPATLKMLGLVPGIVLIIIVAFVIEGSIEMLLRFSKAGSAYSYGDAMADAFGRIGKVLLQICIVIYNTGSLIVYMIIIEDVLSGSTSKEVHHAGILEGWFGEHWWTSRAFVLVAVTVVIFFPLMFFERIDSARYISVISVGLAIVFLLVVIGVTTFKLVDGSIETPKWFPAVTDSTSFLNLSTAVPVVVFAYICHYNVHTIQNELADSSLIQGVVRGSLALCALVYVMTGIFGFLLFGESTYTDLLSNFDTDIGVPYSSLFNNIVRISYAGHVILVFPTIFLPLRLNLDGLLFPSARPLALDKKRFVLESVGLVLISLVGAISIPNIWVAFEFTGATMGGLLAFVFPASITLKDPHCIATTKDKIVSVSMIILAVVSNFMAIYSNLRSLLS; from the exons ATGACTTCTGGGAATCCAGAAAACATGTCGaaacataacaaagaaaacTCAGACGAGAGATTTCCTTTGTTATCAAGGACTCAAGATGAGAAAGTCGTGACTGATAAATACTCTGGAGCATCCTTTCATGGCTCTGTGTTCAATCTGTCATGCACCATTGTTGGTTCTGGCATTATGAGCCTGCCTGCAACCTTGAAAATGCTGGGGCTCGTTCCTGGGATTGTTTTGATCATTATAGTTGCATTTGTTATCGAGGGGTCGATCGAGATGTTGTTGAGATTCAGCAAGGCAGGGTCTGCATATTCCTATGGTGATGCCATGGCTGATGCCTTTGGAAGAATTGGGAAAGTCTTACTTCAGATCTGCATTGTTATCTACAACACTGGTTCTCTTATAGTGTACATGATTATAATTG AGGATGTGCTTTCTGGATCAACCTCAAAAGAGGTTCACCATGCCGGCATTTTGGAAGGGTGGTTTGGAGAGCATTGGTGGACTAGCCGCGCCTTTGTTCTTGTTGCAGTAACTGTTGTTATATTTTTTCCATTGATGTTCTTCGAGCGTATTG ATTCAGCCAGATATATCTCTGTTATATCAGTTGGATTGGCGATTGTGTTCCTTCTTGTTGTCATTGGGGTCACAACTTTCAAATTAGTGGACGGAAGCATAGAGACGCCTAAATGGTTTCCGGCTGTTACTGATTCAACATCATTCCTTAATCTCTCCACTGCTGTCCCTGTCGTTGTCTTTGCATATATCTGCCACTACAATG TTCACACAATACAGAATGAGCTTGCAGATTCTTCCCTAATTCAAGGGGTTGTTCGGGGTTCGCTTGCTCTATGTGCCCTTGTCTATGTAATGACCGGCATTTTCGGGTTCCTTCTGTTTGGTGAATCAACATATACTGACTTGCTCTCCAACTTTGACACTGACATTGGCGTTCCATATAGCTCACTGTTCAACAACATTGTTCGAATTAGCTATGCCGGTCATGTTATACTTGTCTTTCCAACCATATTCTTACCTCTGCGGCTCAACTTGGATGGCCTCCTTTTCCCCTCAGCAAGGCCCCTGGCTTTGGACAAGAAGAGGTTTGTGTTGGAAAGTGTAGGGCTTGTCCTCATTTCCCTTGTGGGTGCAATATCCATACCAAATATTTGGGTAGCTTTTGAGTTCACAGGAGCAACAATGGGAGGGTTACTAGCATTTGTGTTTCCTGCTTCCATCACTCTCAA GGACCCTCATTGTATAGCAACTACCAAGGACAAGATTGTGTCAGTCTCCATGATCATTCTTGCAGTAGTTTCAAACTTCATGGCCATATATAGCAATCTGCGCTCTTTGTTGTCCTAA
- the LOC18782054 gene encoding WPP domain-interacting tail-anchored protein 1, giving the protein MDYDGGPEASVSVNDVNIDDPEVDSSKVGNLESVSSDGVIVGELRSVGEVFTRVELDLACASEKLVNLNVLMMHVATKESDLEALASKEEQTSVDFVEKAMEFVLLSGILDSEVSELDKLMAILQAEITNAQGLLSSYTCLGETFVVVEDKLCDSEQSLKQLQDQISEIRMQSLKFQRTFSCYDGEENWNANKGVVYLEDDKFSSMNLKINMQTVEQQRHILRMLEKSLAREMDLEKKLTESKQIEEDMKLRLLSSEQEAYCMEEEAADAWERWLQADNASEVLMGISKELLGKLHILQFNLNGSVQREAELRLKLDGQVESRESSLRKLESSNAKLNSFLLDQTAGLKDSLKEAEDKLILADSEAFTLREKVSSLEEQHTVLCSDISELENVITDLKEKVSKAETRAENAEAKSKLLTETNMELNEEIGLLKSTGSASETVDSLERKLRESDTQLQHAVASAEASLEKQQMLYSTINDMGSVIKDLKQKVLKAESRTDSAEDNCIRLSESNALLTEELSFLRGRLACMEASLHQAEEVKVATATDIGIRSKVLTSLVVQLAFERERLHKQISSLAVENKTLVLKLQTNNSPSVEMGNDDRGNHKDFMPSKHGLATGTRESEEEADELSDGNCKLDETQNNVSVGETKVGPTDSTSEFETARRIDAGVLSFKHFLMAMLILLISVAAYFFLQQDCPF; this is encoded by the exons ATGGATTACGATGGTGGTCCCGAAGCAAGTGTATCTGTCAATGATGTTAATATTGATGACCCAGAAGTGGATTCGAGTAAAGTTGGCAATCTCGAAAGTGTCTCATCTGATGGTGTGATTGTTGGAGAATTAAGAAGTGTTGGCGAGGTTTTTACCAGAGTGGAATTGGATCTAGCATGTGCTTCTGAGAAGTTAGTTAACTTAAATGTTCTTATGATGCATGTGGCAACCAAGGAGAGTGACTTGGAAGCCCTTGCTTCCAAGGAAGAGCAGACATCAGTTGATTTTGTTGAGAAGGCTATGGAATTCGTTCTCTTGTCTGGAATTTTGGACTCTGAGGTGAGTGAATTGGATAAACTCATGGCTATACTTCAAGCAGAGATCACCAATGCCCAGGGGCTACTATCTTCATACACATGTTTGGGAGAAACTTTCGTGGTAGTAGAAGACAAGCTGTGTGACTCTGAACAATCTTTGAAGCAGTTGCAAGATCAGATCTCTGAAATAAGGATGCAATCCTTGAAGTTCCAGAGGACGTTTTCATGTTATGATGGAGAAGAAAATT GGAATGCTAACAAAGGAGTGGTCTATTTAGAGGATGACAAGTTCTCAAGCATGAATCTAAAGATAAATATGCAAACTGTTGAACAGCAAAGACATATACTGAGGATGCTAGAGAAATCTTTAGCAAGAGAGATGGATCTTGAAAAGAAACTGACTGAATCAAAACAAATCGAAGAAGATATGAAACTGAGGCTGCTCTCTTCAGAGCAAGAAGCATATTGCATGGAGGAGGAGGCAGCAGATGCTTGGGAGAGGTGGTTACAGGCAGATAATGCATCTGAGGTCCTTATGGGTATTTCAAAAGAATTACTGGGTAAACTCCATATTCTCCAGTTTAACTTAAACGGTTCAGTTCAGCGGGAAGCTGAACTAAGATTGAAGCTTGATGGTCAGGTTGAATCCCGAGAAAGCTCTTTGCGGAAACTTGAAAGCAGCAACGCAAAACTAAATAGCTTCCTTTTAGATCAGACAGCCGGCTTAAAAGACAGCTTGAAGGAAGCTGAAGATAAGTTAATTCTTGCTGATTCTGAGGCCTTTACTTTGAGAGAAAAGGTGAGTTCACTTGAGGAACAGCATACTGTTCTATGCTCAGACATTAGTGAATTGGAAAATGTCATCACAGATCTGAAAGAGAAAGTATCAAAGGCTGAAACTAGGGCTGAGAATGCAGAAGCCAAAAGCAAATTATTAACAGAGACTAATATGGAACTTAATGAAGAGATCGGACTTCTTAAAAGCACTGGCAGTGCCTCGGAGACGGTGGATTCACTTGAGAGGAAGTTAAGGGAATCTGATACCCAATTACAGCATGCAGTGGCATCTGCTGAAGCTAGCCTGGAGAAACAACAGATGTTGTATTCTACAATCAATGACATGGGAAGTGTGATTAAGGATCTAAAGCAGAAGGTTTTAAAAGCTGAAAGTCGGACTGACAGTGCAGAGGACAACTGTATAAGATTATCAGAATCTAATGCACTGCTAACTGAGGAACTAAGCTTTCTGAGGGGTAGATTGGCATGCATGGAGGCATCTTTGCATCAAGCCGAGGAAGTAAAAGTAGCTACTGCGACTGATATTGGTATTCGGTCCAAAGTTCTTACAAGTTTAGTGGTGCAACTTGCTTTTGAAAGAGAGCGCCTTCATAAGCAG ATTTCTTCATTAGCGGTGGAGAATAAAACTTTGGTACTGAAGTTGCAAACAAACAATAGTCCATCTGTGGAAATGGGAAATGATGATAGAGGAAATCATAAAGACTTCATGCCCTCAAAGCATGGTTTGGCTACTGGCACAAGAGAAAGTGAGGAAGAAGCTGATGAGTTGTCTGATGGTAATTGTAAG cTGGATGAGACTCAGAATAATGTTTCTGTTGGTGAGACTAAAGTGGGACCTACTGATTCTACATCAGAGTTTGAGACCGCAAGGAGAATAGATGCAGGAGTTCTGAGCTTCAAGCATTTCCTCATGGCGATGCTTATTTTACTGATTTCAGTTGCAgcttatttttttctccaacaaGACTGCCCATTTTGA
- the LOC18782942 gene encoding sodium-coupled neutral amino acid transporter 4 yields the protein MSTSQSEHQLVDERTLLLPTSQNEEAQAGFGKPSRRASFPGSVFNLSCTVIGSGIMSLPATLNILGLIPGVALIIIAAFLTEASIDFLLRFSKPGSAFSYGDVMGEAFGKVGKYLLQSCVIINNIGSLTVYMIIIEDVLSGSTSNGVHHAGILEESLGVHWWTGRAFVLIVLTVVVIVPLICFKRIDSLRFTSAISITLAVVFLVAVIVITVYKLILGSIEAPALFPSVTGLTSFLNLFTAFPVVVFAYVCHYNVHSIQNELEDSRRMPAIVQTTVALCAFVYVMTGVFGFLLFGESTLSDLLSNFDTDLGIPYSSVFNDIVRISYAGHILLVYPIILFPLRLNLDGLLFPSARPLASDNVRFLLISSGIIVITLLGAIFIPSIWVAFEFTGATVGALLAFIFPACIVLKDPHGIAWKKDKILSVFMIIVAVVSSVVAIYSDAYSLLT from the exons ATGAGTACATCACAAAGTGAACACCAATTGGTTGATGAGAGGACCCTTTTGTTGCCCACAAGCCAAAATGAAGAAGCTCAGGCTGGGTTTGGCAAACCCAGCAGAAGAGCTTCTTTTCCTGGGTCTGTGTTCAATTTGTCCTGCACAGTTATTGGTTCTGGAATTATGAGCCTGCCTGCTACCTTGAACATATTGGGGCTCATCCCAGGGGTTGCTTTGATCATCATAGCTGCATTCTTAACAGAAGCATCAATTGATTTTTTGCTGAGATTCAGCAAGCCTGGTTCAGCATTTTCTTATGGTGATGTCATGGGTGAAGCCTTTGGAAAAGTTGGGAAGTATTTGCTTCAGAGCTGTGTTATAATCAACAATATTGGTTCTCTTACTGTGTATATGATCATAATAG AGGATGTGCTTTCTGGCTCAACTTCAAATGGAGTTCACCATGCTGGTATTTTGGAAGAAAGCTTAGGGGTACATTGGTGGACTGGACGTGCTTTCGTTCTTATTGTCCTTACTGTTGTCGTAATTGTTCCATTGATATGTTTTAAGCGCATTG ATTCACTGAGGTTCACATCAGCTATATCAATTACGCTGGcagttgtttttcttgttgctGTCATCGTAATCACAGTGTACAAATTAATACTGGGAAGCATAGAAGCACCTGCATTGTTTCCTAGTGTTACTGGTCTGACTTCCTTTCTAAATCTCTTCACTGCATTTCCTGTTGTGGTTTTTGCTTATGTCTGCCACTACAATG TTCATAGCATACAAAATGAGCTTGAAGATTCTCGAAGGATGCCAGCCATTGTGCAGACTACAGTTGCTCTCTGTGCCTTTGTGTATGTGATGACTGGCGTGTTCGGGTTCCTCCTGTTTGGTGAATCAACTCTTTCTGACCTGCTCTCCAACTTTGACACAGACCTTGGCATTCCATACAGCTCTGTCTTCAACGATATAGTTCGTATAAGTTACGCGGGCCACATCTTACTTGTATATCCCATTATTCTTTTTCCCCTGCGCCTTAACTTGGACGGCCTTCTCTTCCCCTCAGCCAGACCGTTGGCTTCGGACAACGTGAGGTTTTTGTTGATCAGCTCAGGGATCATTGTCATCACCCTCTTGGGTGCAATATTCATACCAAGCATATGGGTGGCTTTTGAGTTCACTGGAGCAACTGTTGGAGCTTTACTTGCATTCATCTTTCCTGCTTGCATTGTTCTCAA ggACCCTCATGGCATAGCATGGAAGAAGGACAAGATTTTGTCTGTCTTCATGATCATTGTTGCTGTAGTGTCTAGTGTGGTAGCCATTTACAGTGATGCATATTCATTATTGACATAG
- the LOC18781874 gene encoding pentatricopeptide repeat-containing protein At3g29290 has protein sequence MGEVMRVSVSIVIMSNGFHFQHKPFNPNSSVHKIGYRHSRQCLVSMWLPNMLPINLTSACTRKAKSLTLPNMVAGVQSGLVCEEEEEDKVVQREGGYEASFVKQTLPPWGELAIDEDLDFEPEVPIQPESCLKRKASLNVNRVSFLEEMDEGTLSKRILVLSRTNKTRSALELFTSMELSGLLPNLHACNSLLSCLLRNELLDDGLRVFEFMKRKKLATGHTYSLILKAVSVAEGCSSAIEMFVAMEEESEVRDSFDTIVYNTMISICGKVNNWRETERLWRHIKENGLTGTRVTYCLLVSIFVRCSQHELALDAYNEMIQNKFEPGNDTMHAIIGACSKDGKWDLALNIFQSMLDSGLKPNAVALNALINSLGKAGEVELAFRVYNIMKSLGHSPDAYTWNALLGALYRANRHDDALRLYESIKTSQGSQLNSHLYNMALMSCSKLGLWDKALKLLWQLEASGQSVSTASYNLVVSACEKARKPKVALQVYEHMVHQKCTPDIFTYLSLIRGCIWGSLWDEVEEILNWAAPDMSLYNAAIQGMCLRGKIELAKKIYTKMRENGLQPDGKTRAMMLQNLQRRKKKQPPRYKTSSKSHRKIN, from the exons ATGGGGGAGGTCATGAGGGTTTCAGTTTCCATAGTGATTATGTCAAATGGGTTTCATTTCCAACATAAACCATTTAACCCAAATAGTTCTGTGCATAAAATTGGTTATCGGCATTCTCGTCAGTGTTTAGTTTCTATGTGGTTACCCAATATGCTGCCAATAAATTTGACAAGTGCATGTACAAGGAAGGCAAAATCTCTGACTTTACCAAACATGGTGGCTGGTGTCCAATCTGGTTTGGTTtgtgaagaagaggaagaagataaagTGGTTCAAAGAGAAGGAGGCTATGAAGCTTCTTTTGTTAAGCAGACATTGCCTCCATGGGGAGAGTTGGCAATTGACGAGGACTTGGATTTTGAACCTGAGGTTCCCATTCAGCCCGAATCATGTTTAAAAAGGAAGGCTTCATTGAATGTAAATAGGGTAAGCTTTTTAGAGGAGATGGATGAAGGAACGTTATCAAAGCGAATTTTGGTGCTTAGTAGAACAAACAAAACTAGAAGTGCATTGGAACTGTTTACTTCCATGGAACTATCAGGTCTGCTTCCTAATTTACATGCATGTAATTCATTATTATCTTGCCTTTTGAGAAATGAGTTACTTGATGATGGCTTGAGAGTGTTTGAATTtatgaagagaaagaagctaGCCACAGGGCATACTTATAGTTTAATACTGAAAGCAGTTTCGGTTGCTGAGGGCTGCAGCTCTGCCATTGAAATGTTTGTGGCAATGGAAGAGGAAAGTGAAGTGAGGGACAGTTTTGATACCATCGTCTATAACACAATGATATCAATTTGTGGTAAAGTGAACAATTGGCGTGAAACTGAGAGATTATGGAGACATATTAAGGAGAATGGCCTTACTGGAACACGAGTTACTTATTGCCTCTTAGTTAGCATTTTTGTTCGTTGTAGTCAGCACGAACTAGCTCTTGATGCTTACAATGAAATGattcaaaacaaatttgaacCTGGGAATGATACAATGCATGCTATCATTGGTGCATGCTCAAAGGACGGAAAGTGGGATCTTGCGCTAAACATCTTTCAAAGTATGTTGGACAGTGGGCTCAAGCCAAATGCAGTTGCATTGAATGCATTGATAAATTCACTTGGAAAGGCTGGGGAGGTTGAACTAGCATTCAGGGTATATAATATCATGAAATCTTTGGGTCATTCACCCGATGCTTACACATGGAATGCGTTACTTGGTGCATTGTATAGGGCAAATCGACATGATGATGCCCTTAGGCTTTATGAGAGTATCAAGACAAGTCAGGGCTCTCAGCTGAACTCACATTTGTACAATATGGCTTTAATGTCATGCTCAAAGCTCGGACTATGGGATAAAGCTCTGAAGCTTTTGTGGCAATTAGAAGCTTCGGGGCAGTCAGTTTCAACTGCATCATATAATCTTGTAGTCAGTGCATGTGAGAAGGCAAGAAAACCTAAAGTGGCATTGCAAGTTTATGAGCACATGGTTCACCAGAAGTGCACCCCAGACATATTTACTTATCTATCACTAATAAGGGGTTGCATTTGGGGTTCTCTATGGGATGAAGTGGAGGAAATTCTGAAT TGGGCTGCACCAGATATGTCTCTTTATAATGCTGCCATTCAAGGAATGTGCTTAAGAGGCAAAATTGAATTAGCAAAGAAGATTTACACGAAGATGCGCGAGAACGGTCTGCAACCAGATGGGAAAACACGGGCTATGATGCTGCAAAACTTACAAAGACGTAAGAAGAAGCAGCCTCCTCGATACAAAACAAGTAGCAAGTCTCACAGAAAGATAAACTGA